The stretch of DNA GCTGGGGCATCTCCATCCGGTGACCTCCGTGGACTTGAGGCCGCCCCCGCCGCTCTCTCCGCCAGCGACGTACACGCCGAATTAGTGGCGCCGGCACAGCATGTCCGGCACGCCGAAGCTGTAGAACACCACCGGCCGCATGTTGGTGCCTCTGAGCAGGTGCAGGTGGCAGCCACCGAGCACGGCGCAGCTGAACCCGGCGGCGGCCGCGTATTCAGCGGGCACGGGCGGCATCGCGTGCCATGCTGCGGCCGGTGAAGCCGGTCTGCAAGCCGGTCAGCGGACGGGACGGTGACCCGCCCGCGCCGCGCCGTCCAGGCCACGGCTGCGCCCTACCTCATCATGGCGTCCTCCACTGTCTCCTGCTCCTTCCCGACGACGGCGTCGCCGAGGCACCGCGCGAGGATGACGGCGTGAGcaacaaggaggaggaggaggttgctGGTCGCTTGCCTTGTAGACGGGGCTGAAGCCGCCACGCCCGTCCGCCCAGGCAGCGCCGCGCCCGCCTGCCCGCCCGCCCACACGCTATGGCCACACGCAGCGAGCTCCTACCCGGCCACGCCACGGCCACATGCCGGCGGACGAGCTGCCGCGGCTCAGGACGTGCGCGCGAGCAGGCACGTAGGGCGGCCCCGGCGGCGAGCACGGCGACAAGAGACGGCGAGCGGTGCGGTTGGTGGAAGAAAAGacgaggagagagagagagctcgtgGGTGTGTCAGGTGAAAAGTGAGAGGAGAGAGGCTGCATGTGGGCCTTTGCATGCATAAACACATTGTCGGCGCTCCCAGATGCTTCCCGGGGGACTGGGTTTGGGGTGAGACTGCCGACGCTAAACTTTGACGAATCCGGCGAAAAATGTGATCCTGGGGGCGTGACTGGAGACTTTTTTTGCTGTCGGCGATGAAAAAGTGACCGTGGGGGGCTTCctggggcgcggctggagatgccctaataactagctatgttactactTGCATCTCTTTCATCATTAATTACTTGCCATGTCATATAGTTTGTCTAGATAAATGTGAAGTTACCACCTATGTTACTTCCAGTGTGACTAGTCTTAAGCTAGTCTTTTGCATGCATTCCTCATTGCTATAGCAATTTAGAAGATTTTATTAGGAATTTAGCCATTTGAAAGCACAATCAAGGAAAGCAGATTAAAACTATTCAGTATTCACAAAACTGAGGACGAAACATAGAAACTCCTTTACTTTATTAAATTTAAAGATATATCAAAACTATTCTTTTGAAATAAGGAATACAAGAATCAAGAGGATAGAAATATTGATGGGAAACAAGTATATAGCAAAAAAACTACCACATTACGGGCTAGGGCTACAAAAAACTACTacttttcttattttttttcaaaaaatctaCCATAAAATTGGCTAGCTGTTTCAAAAAACACTAATGGTTGAGCAGTTGAGTTTTAAGCTAGATTATGACACCTCGGACCCACTCGCCAGGTAGACCGTTAGTATTAAACGTTAGGTTGACCGTTGACAGGTTATGACAGATGGGGACCAAATATCTTTAAAAAAGCAATCCGGTCCCTGTTATATTTTAAAAAAAGCAATCGGGTCTctgtaaaaaaataaaaaaagcaaTCGGGTCCTCACCAGGAGCTCATCGTCGGAGCCGATGTGCTGGTCTACCAGCGTTGCTCTGGCCGTGGCTGCGGCGGCCATGGCCGGCGGCAAGCAGCAATTGCTCACATCTGGACACCATCCGTCCTCCCGATTCACATCACCGCCGCTAGCTGCTTGCGCGAGCGAGAACGACGCCCCGCGCCATCAACACCTACAGGAGTCCTGTCGACGGCCGGCGAGCTAGGTCCACCTCTGATCTTTGCTGCCCTGGCCGCTGGCCGTGAGGAGCTCCTCCCGCACCTCCGTCGGTCTCCCATCCAGCGCCGCGCACAGGGTGCGGACCGTAGCTTCGGCCGCCGTTGCTGCTCTTCATTGCTGCCTGCTGCTGCTCACTGTTGTTGCCCGCAGCCGCTGCTGTCATCGCCGTAGCTGCGGCTGCTGCTCACTACTGCATCGGCAGCCCCGCCATGGTCAGCCATGGACGCACATTCCGGCCGTGGGCAGCCTGATCTGGCCAGGGCTCGAGCCGGCGAGCTCATCCTCCCCTCCCGACGGTCTCAAGTGCACCTCCTCCCCTACCCTGCCTCCCCTCCCGATGGCTTCAGACGCGGCTCCCCTTGATGATGGCCATTGACGGAGGAAAATGAGGTCAGTGGTGCTAGGGAAGAAGGGGCAAAGAAGAAGCTGACatgggggcccacttgtcataaCATCAGACTTAAGGGTCAACCTAGCGGTCAAACAAACATGCGGGCCCGCCCTGTCATAATCCGGATCTAATTTTAATCATCGAGTCATTAGTGTTTTTTGAAACAGCCAGCCAATTTTGTGGTAGatttttaaaaattataaaaaaaaaAGTGGTAGCTTTTTGCAGCCCTAACCCGTAATGTGGTAGTTTTTTTTTGCTATATACTAGATGGGAAACAAAAAATTAGGGCAAATTGACATTCAAAATAACATGTATTCTATTCATAAAGTTACTGAGATATGAGATAAATTCAAAATAGACCAAATAGACAttaaaaacatgcaatttttttAAATACTGAGATCTATGATTGTCCTGGAATACTATAAATAATATGCATTCATAGTGTTTAAAGAATCACTAGTACTACACATGATTTAGCTTTTGAATTTCGTTTTTAGTGTCTGAAACTGCTGCCATGTAATGACTATAACAGCGATGAGAGGGACATGTGAAGAAATGTAAACAATTTAGATGTTTAAGAGTTCAAAAACATTGATACAAACTCGAGATCAAACTAAAACTTCAGCAATAGCTAAAGGACAATAAACACACAAAAGAGTTACATTCCAAAACATTGAAAATCCTTGGAAAAGAATCTGAATCCTCTTTGGTTTGCTATATGAATCATGTGCTCGATCATATACCATCTTGCTCCTGCACAAGGAGGCCGAGCGCAGCGAGGTGGATGTCGATGTCATCCGGGACCGGGTGAGCTTCAACATCCCTCGGAAGCTGCAGCAATGCCCATCGTCCGTCCTCCGTCCTCACCATGCCCTTATTCTCCTCCTGCCGCCACCCGGGAGGCACCATGTGCTCGTCTCTAAGAAAGTCGGCGGCCTTGTTGACCAGCGCCGGGTCCCTTCCACCGAGCTCGAACGGCTGGCCATGTGCCCGGTAGCCGTCGAGCAGGTGGAGGTGTGCCTCTAGGTTGTGGTAGCTCGCCAGGTCTCCGGTGGGTTTGAGGAATGGCGACACAATGTGGTCCAGCGCGAGCTCGACGCCGACGTGGGTGTACACGCTCGGCACCCTTAGCGCATCCGCCACCCGCAGCAGCACCGCCGGGAATATCACCTCGTTGAACAGAAAACCGGGCACCTTGGGCACCATGTCGTGCACGTTGCGGATGCGCAGCGCCTTCACGCCCAGCTCCCCCTCGAAGCGCTCCTTGAACCTGGTGTTCCCCACGCGCGGTCCGGCGAAGGAGAAGACGCACACCGGCGCTTTCTTGCCGCCGGCCGACGGAGACACGTTGGCTCCACTCTCGGCGATGTCGAAGGCGCTGATCATGGCCAGCGCGCTGCCGAGGCTGTGGCCGGTGACCGTCACGCCAACCTCCTCGCCCCTCGCAGCGTATCGCTCCACCAGCTTCCGCACCTCGGCGAGCACCTGCTCGCGCGCCGAGTAGCTGCTGAACCGGCACGTCGGGTCCTTGCCGATGTATAGGTCGACGAACCCCCTCTCCACCTTCACGCTCGGGTCGGGGCACGGCACCCCACATGCAGTGAGCGGCTTCAGCATCGCCGTCAGGTCGGACACCCACTCCAGCCGGGTCACGGTGCCGCGCCAGGCGACGGCGATGTCCCGACGTCCAATGCGCGCCGTCTCCTCATCCGTGGACACGGCGACGAAGCCGACGAAAGTGGCGGACTCGCTCCACAGCTTGTCGTCGCCCGGGTTGTGCTTCCAGATGCTGAAGTTTGGGTAGCTTGGGTGACATGTGGCGTAGAGGTACCGGGTGACCTCGTAGCCGACGCCGGCAAGACCCACGTCCTGGAAGAAGGTGCGCGTCGGGTACTTGCAGCTGCCGGAGTAGCGGGAGAAGCGGTCGTAGTCAAAGGAGTCGTAGCAGGCCTGCGCGAACTCGCCGTACCGGATGAGCTCTCCCCGGAGCACCGTGTCGATGGGGTCCAGTAGCCCCTGCCAGTCGTTGCTGCCGTGGAGCTCCCGCCACCGCGACGTCAGCTGGCCGTCGGAGCGGCCTGTCTTCTCGGCGAGAGTGCCGCGCTCCATGTCTCCGACCACGGAGCCGGGCGACATGTTGGCCGGCGCTTCGTCGGCCGACACCGCGGAGGTGACTAGCTGAGACGGGCGTCGGCCACGGCTCGCCATCTTCGAGAGCAGCGACGCCGGACGCAAGTCCCCGGCAGGGCTGTCCGGGAGGGAGCGGGCGAGGTTGGAGGACATGGCCATTGTTACTGTCCTCGCGAGATGTACTATGCACGAACGTACTTGTGCGCTATGAATTGTGATTTGTGACGTGTGAGGTTTAACAGTTGGGTCTGGTCTGGTGTATATATACAGTACACCTGTCCGTGTGGTACACTGGCCAGGCTGACAGCTGATCTTTCAGGAGGGTCCACATGCGCCGATGCACATGCATGCAGAAAGCTTTTCTTTATTTCGGTTTTGAGATGTGCATGCACCTAGCTAGCTTTGTGAATCATTTTTTTTAACATAGTACTGACTCATACATATGCGCATATATtcatccctatgaacgcacaccTACTCCTATGaacacctccgagagactgaatcgacatatcatcttgagatttacgaagccATCATAGACGCCTAATCGTCGATGAAAACggctcctcccactgaaagcgcatcgtcggaaattctgaaataaatttagAAATTGAGATTTTTTACGGTGCATCATACTACCTTTGAAAGCGAGTAGTATTGAATCATCTCAGCCGTTGATTAGCGGGGTAGTTTTGTCATTATTTTCATTTCCTAATTTGTCAAATCCCTCGCGGTGACGATCCTCGTGAGGCCTCGTCGTTGCCATCGCCAATGATCAACAGCGCATGCCCAATATCGATCAGAGCTAGCCTGACTGCCCGAGTGCCCTTCAAGTGGGAGCTCCAAGCCCCCGACCTGGCATCAAATCTACCAGCAGGCCACAGAACCGGCGGTACGACGTCCTGATCAGTCGCAGCGTCGTCGCTGCAGCTTCCTATGAGGCCACCGCCGCCGGCTTGATCGACGGATCACTAATGCATGTATCCACAAATGATCAATCAATCTATTGTACATGGTGATTTCCTCGGCCAAAAATACCAGCCGGCGAGGATCCATCGCTGTGTACAATTGTCTCTGTTGCATTGAATGTCGGCCGGAAAGTATTTGGCCGGACCGGTCCAAGCAGGACAAGAAAACACACGGATTCCTCAATGGATGTAGAATTTGGGTATTTATTTTCTAAGTCTCTCAATTTTACCCCTTgaacgaaatatactactgaatTGCTTTGATAGTATTGGTGGATCTAGTCCATTAACTGACTGAAAATGGACGACTCATATTATTTTGATGCACCGTAAAAGGTCTCTAGAAATAATGCGAGCACTAGGACTTGAATCCTGTTAggctggggataccactgtcccgCTAACCATCTAACCACGGGTTGGTTCGCTTCGTGAACCATTTACATTGTGCAAGATGCAAGGGCATTATGTTGGGGTGCGTGTGCGCAACATACACGAGACACGTCCCATTGTTGATTCCTGAGTGGGGCGCAAGGT from Triticum urartu cultivar G1812 chromosome 3, Tu2.1, whole genome shotgun sequence encodes:
- the LOC125546150 gene encoding phospholipase A1-Igamma1, chloroplastic-like, encoding MAMSSNLARSLPDSPAGDLRPASLLSKMASRGRRPSQLVTSAVSADEAPANMSPGSVVGDMERGTLAEKTGRSDGQLTSRWRELHGSNDWQGLLDPIDTVLRGELIRYGEFAQACYDSFDYDRFSRYSGSCKYPTRTFFQDVGLAGVGYEVTRYLYATCHPSYPNFSIWKHNPGDDKLWSESATFVGFVAVSTDEETARIGRRDIAVAWRGTVTRLEWVSDLTAMLKPLTACGVPCPDPSVKVERGFVDLYIGKDPTCRFSSYSAREQVLAEVRKLVERYAARGEEVGVTVTGHSLGSALAMISAFDIAESGANVSPSAGGKKAPVCVFSFAGPRVGNTRFKERFEGELGVKALRIRNVHDMVPKVPGFLFNEVIFPAVLLRVADALRVPSVYTHVGVELALDHIVSPFLKPTGDLASYHNLEAHLHLLDGYRAHGQPFELGGRDPALVNKAADFLRDEHMVPPGWRQEENKGMVRTEDGRWALLQLPRDVEAHPVPDDIDIHLAALGLLVQEQDGI